In one window of Tumebacillus algifaecis DNA:
- a CDS encoding cob(I)yrinic acid a,c-diamide adenosyltransferase: protein MKIYTRSGDKGETSLIYGHRIPKDSIRVETYGTIDEANSMIGLGVSYLRGTAFETDDLIEQLLIIQRELFDLGRDLATPVEKIAEKGYHVGSDKTARLETFIDSFDAEVPPLTKFILPGGHTAAAALQTARTITRRAERIAVSLSKEEQVNPEIQRYLNRLSDYLFIAGRAINHRAAVNEPEVDFS, encoded by the coding sequence ATGAAAATTTATACTCGCTCCGGCGATAAAGGGGAAACCAGTCTCATCTACGGACATCGCATTCCGAAGGATTCGATTCGCGTGGAGACGTACGGGACGATCGACGAAGCCAACTCGATGATCGGCCTTGGCGTGTCCTACCTGCGCGGCACCGCTTTCGAAACGGATGACCTGATCGAACAGCTGTTGATCATCCAGCGCGAATTGTTCGACCTTGGCCGCGATTTGGCGACCCCAGTGGAGAAAATTGCGGAAAAAGGCTACCATGTCGGCAGCGACAAAACGGCCCGTCTGGAGACGTTTATCGACTCGTTTGACGCAGAGGTGCCGCCTTTGACCAAGTTCATCCTGCCGGGCGGTCACACGGCCGCAGCAGCCCTGCAAACGGCGCGTACGATCACTCGTCGGGCGGAGCGCATCGCGGTGTCGCTTAGCAAGGAAGAGCAGGTCAACCCGGAGATCCAGCGCTATCTCAACCGCCTGTCCGACTACCTGTTCATCGCGGGTCGCGCAATCAATCATCGGGCCGCAGTAAATGAGCCGGAGGTCGATTTTTCGTGA
- a CDS encoding TIGR01457 family HAD-type hydrolase, whose amino-acid sequence MSDTSWLKETEAFLIDLDGTLYRGTEVIPDAPAFICWLEQTGRKYLYVTNNSSRRPEQVAEHLRSFGIPAEPEHVFTTSMVAAQYIKDHGGAGQKAYVIGEEGLQDALTAVGCVLSDENPDYVVQGIDRQFTYDKLKTASLCIQAGATFLATNVDKALPTEIGLLPGAGSILVAVKTASGTEPIVMGKPEARMIDYAIELLGVSKERAVVVGDNLETDILAGVNAGVRTALVLSGFSKKEHLAAAVGQPTLIVDSLTDLMKAAE is encoded by the coding sequence GTGAGCGATACGTCTTGGTTGAAAGAGACAGAGGCGTTTCTGATCGATTTGGACGGGACGCTGTATCGGGGCACAGAAGTGATCCCAGATGCGCCCGCATTTATTTGCTGGCTGGAGCAGACCGGGCGCAAATACTTATACGTCACCAACAATTCCTCGCGTCGTCCAGAACAGGTCGCCGAGCATTTGCGTTCCTTCGGCATCCCAGCGGAGCCGGAGCACGTTTTCACGACCAGCATGGTGGCCGCACAATATATCAAAGATCATGGAGGCGCTGGTCAAAAGGCATATGTGATCGGCGAAGAGGGCTTGCAGGATGCGCTTACCGCTGTCGGCTGCGTGCTGAGTGATGAAAATCCCGACTATGTGGTGCAGGGAATCGATCGCCAGTTTACGTACGACAAGTTAAAAACCGCTTCGCTTTGCATCCAAGCAGGCGCCACCTTCCTCGCGACCAACGTGGATAAAGCCCTGCCGACCGAAATCGGTCTGTTGCCAGGCGCTGGGTCGATTTTGGTGGCGGTGAAAACGGCTTCGGGCACCGAGCCGATCGTCATGGGCAAGCCGGAAGCGCGAATGATCGACTACGCAATCGAACTGCTCGGTGTTTCGAAAGAACGTGCGGTCGTCGTGGGCGACAATTTAGAAACGGATATCCTCGCGGGTGTCAATGCTGGTGTGCGCACGGCGCTCGTCTTATCCGGTTTTTCAAAAAAAGAACATCTCGCAGCTGCAGTTGGACAGCCGACATTGATCGTCGATTCATTGACCGATTTGATGAAGGCGGCAGAGTAA